A single window of Cytobacillus dafuensis DNA harbors:
- a CDS encoding ABC transporter ATP-binding protein has protein sequence MLLRATNITKVYTSKKGSYSHHALDQFNLQVEKGEFIGIMGPSGSGKSTLLNILAMIDKPSAGTVEIDGVNTRQLNDKELALFRRKRLGFVFQDFNLLDTLSVKENILLPLVLESMPKKEMEKRLADITEVLGIGEILLKRTYEISGGQQQRTAAARALIHNPELILADEPTGNLDSKAAQSLMEALEKLNKEQGRSILMVTHDPFAASYCNRIVFIRDGKPYTEIYRGEKRQAFFQKILDVLSMLGGSFDDISSAHSK, from the coding sequence ATGCTATTACGAGCAACCAATATTACGAAAGTTTATACATCCAAAAAAGGGAGCTATTCTCACCACGCTCTTGACCAATTCAATCTTCAAGTTGAAAAAGGTGAGTTCATCGGGATAATGGGTCCGTCTGGAAGCGGTAAATCAACACTATTAAATATATTAGCTATGATAGACAAGCCTTCAGCAGGAACGGTAGAAATCGATGGTGTGAATACAAGGCAGCTGAATGATAAAGAACTGGCACTTTTTCGTAGGAAAAGGCTTGGATTTGTATTTCAGGATTTTAATTTACTAGATACTTTGTCGGTAAAGGAAAATATTCTGCTGCCTCTCGTGCTCGAAAGTATGCCAAAAAAAGAAATGGAGAAAAGGCTTGCTGACATTACAGAAGTTCTTGGAATTGGTGAAATATTACTTAAAAGGACTTATGAAATTTCAGGTGGCCAGCAACAGAGAACAGCGGCAGCAAGAGCTCTTATTCATAATCCTGAGCTGATTCTTGCAGATGAACCGACAGGAAACCTGGATTCAAAGGCTGCCCAGTCTTTAATGGAGGCATTGGAGAAGTTAAATAAGGAGCAAGGACGGTCCATTTTAATGGTAACTCATGACCCGTTTGCAGCAAGCTATTGCAATCGAATTGTATTTATTCGAGATGGGAAACCGTATACGGAAATTTATAGAGGAGAAAAGAGACAAGCCTTTTTCCAAAAAATCCTTGATGTTCTTTCGATGCTGGGAGGTTCCTTTGATGACATTTCGTCAGCTCATTCTAAGTAA
- a CDS encoding sensor histidine kinase, which produces MSFFQFLFDRFAYVIVYFITIILVLLVVKLGLFESGVSISTSNLFYIGLLSIVLLLIYLFIDYLRQRPFYVGLNNASKEADLQSFLKMTAVTREQQVFKQLCEEAYQDYAEKLYVYEEQQKQNYYFTNRWTHQMKTPLSVIRLMLEEEEEWTKEELLEQIDEETLKLQDGLQMMLSTIRMQKFELDFSVEKIELLSFIRSILHDKRKTFIRYRIFPKLETDYEEMMIESDKKWLTFVLEQLLHNALKYSHGNKSEDSKYIKIAIELTENKIKLTITDKGIGIKREDLPRVFDPFFTGENGRRLQESTGMGLYLAKRICDQLHHPIMLHSVENEGTVVELHFQQSFDYYEFARDER; this is translated from the coding sequence ATGAGCTTTTTTCAATTTTTATTCGATAGGTTCGCCTATGTGATTGTTTACTTTATTACTATCATTCTCGTTCTGCTAGTCGTCAAGCTAGGATTGTTCGAAAGTGGAGTATCTATTTCTACTAGTAATCTTTTTTATATCGGCCTTTTATCTATTGTCTTGCTTTTGATTTATTTGTTTATAGATTACTTAAGACAGAGACCTTTTTATGTTGGACTAAACAATGCTTCAAAAGAAGCCGACCTTCAATCATTTTTAAAAATGACAGCAGTAACGCGAGAACAGCAAGTGTTTAAACAGCTTTGTGAAGAGGCTTATCAAGATTATGCTGAGAAGTTGTATGTGTATGAGGAACAGCAAAAGCAAAACTATTATTTTACGAATCGGTGGACACATCAAATGAAGACACCTTTGTCAGTTATTCGTCTCATGCTTGAGGAAGAAGAGGAATGGACAAAGGAAGAGCTATTAGAGCAAATTGATGAAGAAACATTGAAGCTGCAAGATGGATTACAAATGATGCTTTCAACTATTCGCATGCAAAAATTCGAGCTTGATTTTTCTGTTGAAAAAATTGAACTGCTATCGTTTATTCGCTCTATTTTGCATGATAAACGTAAAACCTTTATACGCTATCGTATTTTTCCAAAGCTTGAAACAGATTATGAGGAAATGATGATTGAGTCTGATAAAAAATGGCTGACCTTTGTATTGGAACAATTATTACATAATGCATTAAAGTATTCACATGGGAATAAGAGCGAAGACTCTAAGTATATAAAAATAGCAATAGAGTTAACTGAAAATAAAATTAAGCTGACAATCACAGACAAAGGCATCGGAATCAAACGGGAGGACCTCCCTAGAGTATTTGATCCTTTTTTTACAGGGGAAAATGGCCGAAGGCTGCAGGAGTCAACGGGAATGGGGCTTTATTTAGCGAAACGGATTTGTGATCAATTACATCATCCGATTATGCTTCATTCAGTTGAAAATGAAGGGACAGTGGTTGAGCTTCATTTTCAACAATCATTTGATTATTATGAGTTTGCACGTGATGAAAGGTGA
- a CDS encoding cytochrome c3 family protein, with product MNEKKGLNIKRFFKGKAGLYTTMLVTSFATILFAFLFTEVIHATGDVKFCSSCHEMGKFVETYERDTHGGANAVGVKADCTTCHLPQDSSVDYVAAKVVSGTKEVVKHLTGNYSEKEYYENRKNREEFVYSSGCISCHQEIESGNLKTDNEKAKKMHTYYLSKKGTDTKIECVSCHTDVGHNGELRHELIDMDTYPNEE from the coding sequence ATGAATGAGAAAAAAGGATTAAACATAAAGCGTTTTTTTAAAGGAAAAGCGGGTCTCTATACAACGATGCTCGTTACCTCATTTGCAACCATTTTATTTGCTTTCCTGTTTACTGAGGTCATTCATGCAACAGGAGATGTGAAATTTTGCAGCAGCTGTCATGAAATGGGAAAGTTTGTTGAAACATATGAACGTGATACGCATGGTGGAGCTAACGCAGTTGGTGTGAAGGCAGATTGTACTACATGCCACTTACCACAGGATTCATCAGTTGATTATGTGGCAGCAAAAGTTGTTTCAGGTACAAAAGAGGTTGTTAAGCACCTCACTGGAAATTACTCTGAAAAAGAATACTATGAAAATCGTAAAAATAGAGAAGAATTTGTCTATTCTAGTGGCTGTATCTCCTGCCACCAAGAAATAGAAAGCGGTAATTTAAAAACAGATAATGAGAAGGCAAAGAAAATGCACACTTATTATTTAAGCAAAAAAGGAACGGATACAAAGATAGAGTGCGTATCCTGCCATACAGATGTAGGTCATAACGGGGAATTACGCCATGAATTAATTGATATGGACACCTACCCAAATGAGGAATAG
- a CDS encoding flavocytochrome c, with the protein MDRRTFLKASAMSATATALSVSSFAPLVDAEENTDVKFDEVFDVIVVGSGIAGTTSAITAAEHGNKVLVVDKMNIFGGTSLVSGLNFSCVGSDEQKAQGIKDSPELMAEDMRKVSDDYGDPELALTVARTTERFYHFLKDRGIVFKQFKQLGGHSVARAVWAGGGAYVIRPLHDYIQKNLSDRLTMRKRCKVDDIVFKDGRAIGLKVRENYYFNFDDPEHDDETNKTGKVKYIGARKGIVFASGGYCRDKKLLGAESDILAGTNSDANPGARSGTLKMLMKHGAQAVNLSLFRLAYPIPTEDLMWGMLINPEGKRFVNEFGNRNTIGMTILKEKKKFDGKAPLLIYDQTGADNFHDKQRFTLSMEAKNGYEGTMYKLDTLEEVAKFFEYEPKILKKAVDDYNAAIDSGVDKEFGKDFTQMNGAALKKAPFYAMRLTPKCTYTPGGVRITKEAQMINSQTGELFEGLFAAGEVTGGVHGAMRLTACSMPDCGSFGLISGDNVSAMKPIDL; encoded by the coding sequence ATGGATCGTCGTACCTTTTTAAAAGCTAGTGCTATGTCTGCAACAGCCACTGCTCTCTCAGTTTCTAGTTTTGCACCTTTAGTCGATGCTGAGGAAAACACAGATGTGAAGTTTGATGAAGTATTTGATGTAATAGTTGTCGGAAGTGGTATCGCTGGAACGACTTCAGCGATCACTGCTGCTGAACATGGAAATAAAGTGCTTGTTGTTGATAAGATGAACATTTTTGGTGGAACTTCACTTGTTAGCGGGTTGAATTTTTCTTGTGTCGGAAGTGATGAACAAAAGGCACAAGGTATAAAAGATAGTCCAGAGCTGATGGCTGAAGATATGAGAAAAGTATCAGATGATTATGGTGATCCAGAATTGGCTCTTACGGTTGCAAGAACGACGGAACGATTCTATCATTTTTTAAAGGACAGAGGGATTGTGTTCAAGCAGTTCAAACAGCTTGGCGGACATTCCGTTGCTAGGGCTGTTTGGGCAGGGGGCGGAGCATATGTCATTAGACCTTTGCATGATTATATTCAAAAAAATCTTTCAGACAGGCTTACGATGCGTAAACGCTGCAAGGTAGACGACATTGTATTTAAAGATGGACGTGCGATTGGGCTTAAAGTACGGGAAAATTACTATTTCAACTTTGATGATCCTGAGCATGATGATGAGACGAATAAAACGGGTAAGGTGAAATATATTGGTGCCCGGAAAGGAATTGTCTTCGCAAGTGGAGGCTATTGTCGCGACAAAAAGCTATTAGGAGCTGAGTCAGATATTCTTGCAGGGACGAATAGTGATGCGAATCCTGGTGCTCGTTCTGGAACATTAAAAATGCTAATGAAGCATGGTGCACAAGCCGTGAACTTATCTTTATTCCGATTAGCGTACCCAATCCCAACAGAGGATTTAATGTGGGGAATGCTTATCAATCCAGAAGGCAAACGCTTCGTTAATGAGTTTGGAAATCGTAATACGATTGGGATGACGATTCTAAAAGAAAAGAAAAAATTTGATGGAAAAGCACCATTATTAATATATGACCAAACAGGTGCAGATAATTTCCATGATAAACAGAGATTCACACTGAGTATGGAAGCGAAAAATGGATATGAAGGAACGATGTATAAATTAGATACGCTTGAAGAAGTAGCGAAATTCTTTGAATACGAACCGAAAATATTGAAGAAGGCAGTCGATGATTATAATGCTGCGATTGATAGCGGGGTAGACAAAGAGTTTGGAAAGGACTTTACGCAAATGAATGGAGCAGCATTGAAGAAAGCTCCTTTCTATGCAATGCGCTTGACACCAAAATGTACGTATACACCTGGTGGAGTAAGAATTACGAAAGAAGCACAAATGATTAATAGTCAAACTGGCGAGTTGTTTGAAGGATTGTTTGCTGCGGGAGAAGTAACTGGTGGAGTTCATGGAGCGATGCGGTTAACAGCATGCTCAATGCCGGACTGCGGTTCGTTTGGTCTCATTTCTGGAGATAATGTTTCAGCGATGAAGCCAATAGATCTATAG
- a CDS encoding ABC transporter permease, giving the protein MTFRQLILSNIKGNFQKYSSYFLSSTFTVFIFYLFSAFIFHPSVEGQNIHEIITILIISCEIVIVFFTVFFVLYSNSAFMKSRKKEFGLLKLIGLENKQIAKLVFFEFTIISIGAITVGILFGVLFSKLFFMGINAILQPEIPLAFIVPLKAIMTTIIVFFALFEFITLIGLKEIRNSEIIELIKASKKPKQPPKYSLVLVILGVLLLIGGYALAAVSNLVILFFSMIPILVLVILGTYLLFGQLSTAVLYRLRDSSSLYWKKTNMTTISMLVFKIKDNARILSIATILSAVVTSSMGLLIWFNHFSGVAIRGPQDLIILQKGLDEKENDSYDEVSTLAKEHEVEIKHYDKTVVLPSTVTLRDEKVSPMWIMSESDYNKRAKQMKHVEPLNINDGKAVSISPFDPSEGKNYHPPKYEEKEMKIAIAGGMDTIEIQSSIYEVTFIRGQDGGNAFLLVADDKIFEKWAGVFPRQEQLVLHDYYFGDLTNASNLLTDLMNQKKDATISIYDGFTNYLDIKMGNNLLLFIGLFISMLFFLASGSLIFFKLMTEIDEDRQAFAIMRKLGMTDGEVRRSVSVQMGILFFLPVVVGTVHTFFAFNSARVALGAPTVFNTGIIAIGFYLVFQFVYFFITRAIYMRKILQK; this is encoded by the coding sequence ATGACATTTCGTCAGCTCATTCTAAGTAATATTAAAGGAAACTTCCAAAAATATAGCTCGTATTTTTTAAGCAGCACATTCACGGTTTTTATTTTCTATTTATTTTCTGCTTTTATCTTTCATCCAAGTGTGGAAGGGCAGAATATTCACGAAATCATTACGATACTAATAATTTCGTGTGAGATTGTTATTGTCTTTTTTACTGTTTTCTTTGTCCTTTATTCCAATTCTGCCTTCATGAAGTCTAGGAAGAAGGAATTTGGACTTTTGAAGCTAATAGGGCTTGAGAATAAACAGATAGCGAAGCTTGTATTTTTTGAGTTTACGATCATTTCAATTGGTGCGATTACGGTTGGCATTTTGTTTGGAGTATTATTTTCGAAGCTGTTTTTTATGGGGATTAATGCGATTTTACAGCCAGAAATACCACTTGCTTTTATTGTTCCACTAAAAGCGATCATGACAACGATTATCGTGTTTTTTGCCTTATTTGAATTCATTACCCTTATTGGACTGAAGGAAATTAGAAATAGTGAAATTATTGAACTCATTAAGGCTTCTAAAAAACCGAAGCAGCCACCAAAATATTCACTTGTGCTTGTTATACTAGGCGTTCTACTATTAATAGGAGGGTATGCACTAGCGGCAGTATCAAACTTAGTCATTCTTTTCTTCTCGATGATTCCCATTTTAGTGCTAGTCATTCTAGGTACGTATCTATTATTTGGGCAATTATCGACAGCTGTATTGTATAGATTGAGGGATTCCTCCTCACTTTATTGGAAAAAAACGAATATGACAACAATCAGCATGCTTGTTTTTAAAATCAAGGATAATGCGAGAATTTTAAGCATAGCAACCATTTTAAGTGCAGTCGTAACTTCAAGTATGGGGCTTCTTATTTGGTTTAATCATTTTTCTGGAGTTGCCATCCGCGGTCCACAGGATTTGATTATTTTGCAAAAAGGGTTGGATGAGAAAGAAAATGATTCGTATGATGAAGTGTCTACTCTTGCAAAGGAGCATGAGGTAGAAATAAAGCACTATGATAAAACGGTTGTTTTGCCATCAACGGTTACACTTCGAGATGAAAAAGTCTCCCCGATGTGGATCATGTCAGAAAGTGATTATAATAAACGAGCTAAACAGATGAAACATGTTGAGCCGCTAAATATCAATGATGGAAAAGCTGTGTCTATCTCTCCGTTTGATCCATCGGAAGGAAAAAACTATCATCCGCCTAAGTATGAAGAAAAGGAAATGAAGATTGCAATTGCTGGAGGAATGGATACAATCGAGATCCAGTCATCCATATACGAAGTAACATTCATTCGGGGTCAGGATGGTGGAAATGCATTTCTTCTTGTCGCCGATGATAAAATCTTTGAGAAATGGGCGGGTGTCTTTCCGCGTCAGGAGCAGCTTGTCCTGCATGATTATTATTTCGGCGATTTAACAAATGCAAGCAATTTATTAACTGACTTAATGAATCAAAAGAAAGACGCAACAATTTCTATTTATGATGGTTTTACAAACTATCTTGATATTAAAATGGGAAATAATCTTCTCTTATTTATCGGACTTTTTATCTCGATGCTGTTTTTCCTTGCGTCTGGAAGCTTAATCTTCTTCAAGCTGATGACAGAAATTGATGAGGACCGGCAAGCATTTGCGATCATGAGGAAATTGGGCATGACAGATGGAGAGGTTAGGCGTTCGGTGTCGGTGCAAATGGGGATCCTATTTTTCTTACCAGTAGTCGTTGGGACAGTACACACCTTTTTTGCCTTTAATAGCGCACGTGTAGCACTAGGCGCACCAACTGTCTTTAATACGGGGATAATTGCAATTGGTTTTTATTTGGTATTCCAGTTTGTATACTTTTTTATTACGAGAGCCATTTATATGAGAAAAATTCTTCAGAAATAG
- a CDS encoding FAD-binding protein → MMEEKTTRLELLKQGAVVCVALAAGGLVPINVLGKDTKKTAKSSPTSFKYDELFDVIVVGSGLSGTVAAITAAEKGNKVLMVEKMDFLGGSSINQNFNLACPESKEQKQKGIKDSHETMDKDIQKIAENYGNPELVMKMIKNSIDFYTLLEKVGIKFELLKDVRGHSVPRTLWLSNGGKQVIEKLHSYLNGKCSIRKQIKVNEVLIDDNGRAVGVKVREHYVCSNEHDDDLLNKTGVEKVYGARKGVILANGGFAFDKTFISGEAKYFGGLSEMSISAHRGATAGLLKSMILKGAHPVNTSLYHFAYPLYERDFYYGLMVDAAGERLADEGNPSKFGRIAYKSKNKNEGKAPVCLFDQTGFDLISDKQKRDAATQTGTIKKFDSIEQLSNEFKLPLATVQKTISEYHSTIDAKKDEKFMKMLDQLNGAAIKKAPFYAIKVEPELNYTTGGLRIDKKARVLRIADETPFKGLFAAGEVTGGIHGAQILEGLNTLDCGVYGIIAGEQASKMEAIDLG, encoded by the coding sequence ATGATGGAAGAAAAAACGACTCGTCTTGAATTATTAAAGCAGGGAGCAGTTGTTTGTGTCGCACTGGCTGCTGGAGGACTAGTACCTATAAATGTATTAGGGAAGGATACAAAAAAAACGGCAAAATCCTCACCAACTAGCTTTAAGTATGACGAACTATTCGACGTCATCGTTGTAGGAAGTGGGTTGTCTGGTACAGTTGCCGCCATTACTGCCGCGGAAAAAGGGAATAAGGTATTAATGGTCGAGAAAATGGATTTCCTAGGGGGAAGTTCAATCAATCAAAATTTCAATCTTGCTTGTCCAGAAAGTAAGGAACAAAAACAAAAAGGCATAAAAGACAGTCATGAAACTATGGATAAGGATATCCAAAAAATTGCCGAGAACTATGGAAATCCTGAATTAGTAATGAAGATGATCAAAAATAGTATTGATTTTTATACCTTGTTGGAAAAGGTCGGTATTAAATTTGAACTGCTAAAGGATGTTAGAGGGCATTCTGTACCTCGGACGTTATGGCTAAGTAACGGAGGCAAACAAGTAATTGAAAAATTGCATTCATATTTAAATGGTAAATGCAGCATTCGCAAACAGATTAAGGTTAATGAGGTTTTAATTGATGATAATGGGCGCGCTGTTGGTGTAAAGGTTCGAGAACATTATGTTTGTTCAAATGAGCATGATGATGATCTATTAAATAAAACAGGGGTAGAAAAAGTTTACGGAGCTAGAAAAGGCGTTATTTTGGCAAATGGTGGCTTTGCTTTTGATAAGACATTTATTTCAGGAGAAGCAAAATATTTCGGTGGGTTATCAGAAATGTCTATTTCCGCCCATCGTGGAGCGACAGCTGGTTTGTTGAAATCAATGATTTTAAAAGGAGCTCATCCTGTTAATACATCGTTATACCATTTCGCCTATCCTTTGTATGAGCGTGATTTTTATTATGGATTAATGGTTGATGCAGCAGGTGAAAGATTAGCGGACGAGGGCAATCCAAGTAAATTTGGACGCATTGCTTATAAATCAAAAAATAAAAATGAAGGAAAAGCACCAGTATGTCTATTTGATCAAACAGGATTTGATTTAATATCTGACAAGCAAAAAAGAGACGCAGCGACACAGACTGGAACCATTAAAAAGTTTGATTCAATTGAGCAGCTGAGCAATGAATTTAAGCTCCCGTTAGCTACAGTGCAGAAAACAATTTCTGAATATCATAGCACAATTGATGCTAAAAAAGATGAGAAGTTTATGAAAATGCTTGACCAATTAAACGGTGCAGCCATAAAGAAAGCCCCATTTTATGCAATAAAAGTCGAACCTGAGCTTAATTATACGACGGGTGGTCTCAGAATTGATAAAAAAGCTCGTGTGCTTAGAATCGCTGACGAAACGCCATTTAAAGGCCTATTTGCTGCAGGGGAAGTAACAGGTGGAATCCATGGTGCGCAAATATTAGAGGGACTTAACACGCTTGATTGTGGTGTGTATGGCATAATCGCAGGCGAACAGGCTTCTAAAATGGAAGCAATCGATCTTGGTTAA
- a CDS encoding cytochrome c3 family protein yields the protein MKKLLIALGVVMIAGIAFLIEGMNTDESSKKTDVKMPETILSAAELMDLKADYPSNNEQHEKLGFDCVTCHGDFKDPNEVPPMENEQCFTCHGDSKKVAERTSFLDENEVNPHDGFHHKEDLDCATCHREHKPSTNYCANCHDTKVWMKDTP from the coding sequence ATGAAAAAATTATTAATTGCACTAGGCGTCGTAATGATTGCCGGTATTGCCTTTTTAATAGAGGGTATGAATACAGATGAAAGTAGCAAAAAAACTGATGTTAAAATGCCTGAAACAATTTTATCAGCAGCTGAACTTATGGATCTTAAAGCAGATTATCCTTCAAATAATGAGCAACATGAAAAATTAGGGTTTGATTGTGTCACTTGCCATGGTGATTTTAAAGATCCGAATGAAGTTCCCCCTATGGAAAATGAACAGTGTTTTACTTGCCATGGTGATTCTAAAAAAGTGGCAGAACGCACATCGTTTTTGGATGAAAATGAAGTGAATCCACATGATGGATTTCACCACAAGGAAGATTTAGATTGCGCTACTTGCCATCGCGAACATAAACCATCGACAAACTATTGTGCAAACTGCCATGATACAAAAGTTTGGATGAAAGATACTCCGTAA
- a CDS encoding DUF418 domain-containing protein has product MNTLQPVEQNKRIQIVDVLRGIAILGILLVNMAHFSYPDVYLSMVGKENFFTEQWNTADHIVRVLLDIFIQMKFILLFSLLFGFGMVVMMERAIEKNRRFVPVYIRRLLALLLFGAIHAFLIWDGDILMDYALLGFVLLLFRKAKARTLVIWAILFYTLFALPFVLSSFGSAAQPGMEEWQQSMEGEAKQALEVYGNGSFMDIAEQRIHDRMMYMSMNGMLSGPLLYFYSSLPYFSMFLVGAAMAKARILHKPEEKRKVLKQIWILGFMIGVPANLLFGLKGQEICILIGAPFMMLFYITSITYLFNKTRMKKLLLPFSAVGKTAFTNYLMQSIIGTLIFYNYGFGLYGKVNPFNGFLLTIGIFAIQMVISHFWVKCFAFGPFEWIWRMITYLKPQPFLKKL; this is encoded by the coding sequence TTGAACACATTGCAGCCGGTGGAACAGAATAAACGCATTCAGATTGTGGATGTGCTGAGGGGGATTGCCATTTTAGGAATATTGTTAGTGAATATGGCACACTTTAGTTATCCTGATGTATATTTATCGATGGTTGGAAAGGAAAACTTTTTTACCGAACAATGGAATACTGCTGATCATATTGTTCGTGTGCTTTTGGATATTTTTATCCAAATGAAATTTATATTGCTGTTTTCTTTATTATTTGGCTTCGGCATGGTTGTGATGATGGAACGGGCCATAGAAAAAAACAGAAGATTCGTACCCGTCTATATTCGTAGATTGCTGGCCTTGCTTCTATTCGGAGCGATACATGCCTTTCTTATTTGGGATGGCGATATTTTAATGGATTATGCCTTACTTGGCTTTGTTCTGCTGCTTTTTAGGAAGGCTAAGGCAAGGACATTAGTGATTTGGGCTATTCTTTTTTACACACTGTTTGCTTTACCTTTTGTATTATCAAGTTTCGGTTCAGCTGCACAGCCTGGGATGGAAGAGTGGCAACAATCAATGGAGGGGGAGGCAAAGCAAGCATTAGAGGTGTATGGGAATGGAAGCTTCATGGACATTGCTGAGCAGCGTATACATGATCGCATGATGTATATGTCAATGAATGGCATGCTTTCAGGTCCACTTTTATATTTTTATTCTTCGCTGCCATACTTTAGTATGTTCTTAGTCGGAGCGGCCATGGCGAAAGCAAGAATTCTACATAAGCCTGAAGAGAAACGTAAAGTTTTAAAGCAAATATGGATATTAGGATTCATGATCGGTGTGCCTGCAAATCTTTTATTTGGTTTAAAAGGTCAGGAAATCTGTATTTTAATTGGTGCTCCATTCATGATGCTTTTTTATATAACATCGATTACCTATTTGTTTAATAAAACTCGGATGAAAAAACTATTGCTCCCATTTTCAGCTGTTGGAAAAACAGCCTTTACGAATTATCTTATGCAATCAATAATTGGAACCTTGATTTTTTATAACTATGGTTTTGGTTTATATGGAAAGGTGAATCCATTTAACGGGTTTCTGCTAACAATCGGAATTTTTGCCATTCAGATGGTAATCAGCCATTTTTGGGTTAAATGCTTTGCATTCGGACCATTTGAATGGATTTGGCGTATGATAACCTATTTAAAACCACAACCTTTTCTAAAAAAATTATAG
- a CDS encoding response regulator transcription factor: MYKIYVVEDDRKMASIICQYFKKYGYDAHYAEDFDCVKQEFIQYRPDLVILDINLPSFDGFYWCRQIRGLSNIPIIFLSARSGEMDQVFAIENGGDDYITKPFHLEVLLAKVKGVIRRTYGDYAIPSDHNVFEMDGLFLYRDKNIIEYNGEKTECSPKEFRLLDCLAKKADKIVSRDKLLEAIWDEIDLVDDNTLNVNIRRARKRLDEIGIHDAIQTMRGQGYMLKKSWRRP, encoded by the coding sequence ATGTATAAAATTTATGTTGTGGAAGATGATCGCAAAATGGCTTCGATTATTTGTCAATATTTTAAGAAGTATGGCTATGATGCACATTATGCTGAGGATTTTGATTGTGTTAAGCAAGAGTTTATTCAATATCGGCCTGATCTTGTTATATTAGATATCAATCTGCCTTCCTTTGATGGCTTTTATTGGTGCAGACAAATCCGTGGATTATCGAATATACCTATCATCTTTTTATCAGCTCGCTCAGGAGAGATGGATCAAGTATTTGCCATTGAAAACGGTGGAGATGACTATATCACGAAACCATTTCATCTTGAGGTTCTTCTCGCGAAAGTGAAGGGTGTCATCCGCAGAACTTATGGAGATTATGCGATTCCATCAGATCATAATGTCTTTGAAATGGATGGACTATTCTTATATCGAGATAAAAATATCATTGAATATAATGGAGAAAAAACGGAGTGCAGCCCAAAGGAGTTTCGCCTGCTTGATTGTTTAGCGAAGAAAGCTGATAAAATTGTTTCAAGAGATAAGCTTTTGGAAGCTATTTGGGATGAAATCGATCTTGTGGATGACAATACGTTAAATGTAAATATTAGAAGAGCTCGTAAAAGGCTTGATGAAATAGGGATTCACGATGCGATTCAAACGATGCGCGGACAAGGATATATGTTGAAAAAAAGCTGGAGGCGGCCATAA